The Streptomyces sp. NBC_00659 genomic interval TTCTGCAGACCGGCTCCGACCCGTACCTACGGCACCGGCAGATTCTTCCGCACGTCGACCGCGGTCACCTCGGATCGGCACTCCTCGATGCGGCGTCTCGTGGGCTGTCTGCTGCACCCACGCCCTCCGGCTCGTCAGCCGACCGTAAGGTGACGGCCGTGACCGAGACCACCGACATCGTTCTCGCAGACATCGATCTCCTCTTCCACAAGATCCGGGCCTCCGTCGCACGAGTCGGCGCCGGCCTCGGCTCGCTGACCCACCTCCAGGCCCGCGAGCCGTCAGCACTGCCCGGCTGGAGCCGTGGCCACGTCATCACCCACCTCGCCCGCAGCGCCGACGTCTACCGGTGGCTGCTGACACTGGCCCGCACCGGCATGGAGCCCGGCCCACGGGCGAACGCCGCCGTCCTCGACCGTGCGCTGCGCGAGGGCGCCGAGCGCTCCGCCGGTGAGCTCGTCGCCGACCTGCGCGGCAGTCTTGACCGACTGCTCGACGAGGCCCAGGCCATGCCGGCCGAACGCTGGTTCGTCCTCGTCACCGCACTCGCCGGGTGGCGACACCCTGCCTGGTTCACTCTCCAGCGCTGCCGGCGCGAACTCGAGACCCATCACGCCGACCTGAACCTGGGTTACACCACAGCCGACTGGCCTTCCGGCTACGTCGCATGGGCGCTTGACGACACCGTCGCCGCGCTCGCTGCACGCGGCTTCCCGGTAGCCCGCATCCAGGCCACCGACCTCGCTCGCGCCTGGACCCTGGCCCCGGCCGGCCCCACCGTCACCGGCTCGGGTCGCTCCATCCTCGCCTGGCTCGCCGGTCGAGGCACGGACACGCCGCCCCGATCGGACGCTCCGCTGCCGACCCCGCCCGGATGGCCGCTCCCGCCGACACCGGGCTGGTCCTGAGCCCCACAGACGGCCCAGGGGCGGCGAGGACAGCCGCGGGGCCCACGGTCACCGACCGTGGGCCCCGCGTGCTGGACCAGGGAAAACGTCCCTGACCTGCGCCTACAGCACCGGCAGGTTCTTCCGCAGCTCGAAGGTGGTGACCTCGGAGCGGTATTCCTCCCACTCCGCCTTCTTGTTGCGCAGGAAGAAGTCGAAGACGTGCTCGCCGAGGGTCTCGGCGACGAGTTCGCTGCGCTGCATGAGCGTCAGGGCCTCGCCGAGGTTCTGCGGGAGGGGCTCGATGCCCATGGCGCGGCGCTCGCCGTCGGAGAGGGCCCAGACGTCGTCGTCGGCGCCCGGCGGGAGCTCGTACCCCTCCTCGATGCCCTTCAGGCCCGCGGCCAGGAGCAGCGCGTAGGCGAGGTACGGGTTCGCGCCCGAGTCGATCGAGCGGACCTCGACCCGCGCGGAGCCGGTCTTGCCGGGCTTGTACATCGGCACGCGGACGAGGGCGGAGCGGTTGTTGTGGCCCCAGCAGATGTACGAGGGGGCCTCGCCGCCGGCGCCCGCGGTGCGCTCCGAGCCGCCCCAGATGCGCTTGTAGGAGTTGACCCACTGGTTGGTGACGGCGGAGAT includes:
- a CDS encoding maleylpyruvate isomerase family mycothiol-dependent enzyme, yielding MTETTDIVLADIDLLFHKIRASVARVGAGLGSLTHLQAREPSALPGWSRGHVITHLARSADVYRWLLTLARTGMEPGPRANAAVLDRALREGAERSAGELVADLRGSLDRLLDEAQAMPAERWFVLVTALAGWRHPAWFTLQRCRRELETHHADLNLGYTTADWPSGYVAWALDDTVAALAARGFPVARIQATDLARAWTLAPAGPTVTGSGRSILAWLAGRGTDTPPRSDAPLPTPPGWPLPPTPGWS